The Campylobacter concisus nucleotide sequence GGATCACTTTTTTACGTGGTAGTCTTCTATTTTGGTCTTGAGATAAAATTTATATGGCTGGCCCTATTTTTTAGCGTCTATCTCACAGCCATTTGTTTCGTCTTTTGGACGCTTTATCAGTTAAGAATGGCTACTGACGTAAGCTTTTAAATTTAAAACAAAATGCAAAAAAGCAAAGTGAAGCAACTAAGATTATGCTAGCTCCGCCTGTTAGGTTAAAATAAAAGCTAATAAATAGACCGCTAAAACAAAAAACGACTGAAAAGATAGTAGAGATTAGCATCATCAGCCCAAGTCTTTTGGCAAAAATTTGTGCTAAATATGGCGGTATAGTAAGAAGGGCGATGACTAGAATCAGCCCAACAACACGAATCGTAGCCACCACACAAAGTGCCATCATGCACACTAATAAATAGTGAAAAAATGTTGTATTTACACCGCGCAACTTTGCAAACTCTGCATCAAAGCTAATAGCTACAAATTGACGGTAAAAAAGGGCAATGAGTGCTAAAAATAAGATATCTAAAATACTCATAAATGTTATATCTTGCCCACTCACTGCTAAGATAGAGCCAAAAAGATAGCTCATAAGATCGGCATTGTATCCTGGAG carries:
- a CDS encoding metal ABC transporter permease, with product MSEILELNFMQNAFIAGILVSIICGLIGSLVVINKMTFIAGGIAHGAYGGIGLAFFFSLEPLLGASIFSLFLALIIATITLKDKTNIDSVIGAIWAFGMAIGIIFIDLTPGYNADLMSYLFGSILAVSGQDITFMSILDILFLALIALFYRQFVAISFDAEFAKLRGVNTTFFHYLLVCMMALCVVATIRVVGLILVIALLTIPPYLAQIFAKRLGLMMLISTIFSVVFCFSGLFISFYFNLTGGASIILVASLCFFAFCFKFKSLRQ